Proteins encoded within one genomic window of Gloeobacter kilaueensis JS1:
- a CDS encoding phage terminase large subunit, with amino-acid sequence MKRIELLAHQMEFCADMSSPYIAMCAGFGSGKTRAFAIKHILLASRNVGYIGAALTPTAAMARDLVQPTLEELLELAGIDFKYRASPLPEYVLYFPNGKSKLLVRSFENWRRLRGLNLAWFGVDEADTVNADVADAAWKTMISRVRVGPVRQCFATSTPEGFRWMWRTFERDARNPDGSPRTDRRLVRGRTYDNPFLPASYIESLEQNYPPALIKAYLEGQFVNLTSGQVYNAFDRKLNHCPSQLRLNDRLHIGVDFNVGATSAIVHIVIGLDDGRWVGYRPQTNREALSTKWEQAHAVAEFQGMTDTPALIAAIKQRFGTYLTGRQIVCYPDAAGNHTDATNASESSLSLLRQAGLMVDGPSANPLIKDRVTAMNAMFLNGQGIRRYYVNSQACPLYVEALEQQAYDPKTGKPDKQNGHDNRGIDAAGYFISYRYEARERKMHSVSLSLVHGRR; translated from the coding sequence ATGAAGCGCATCGAGCTACTCGCTCACCAGATGGAATTCTGCGCAGACATGAGCAGCCCTTACATCGCGATGTGCGCGGGCTTTGGTTCGGGCAAGACCCGCGCCTTCGCCATCAAGCACATCCTGCTTGCCAGTCGCAACGTCGGGTACATAGGAGCAGCCCTTACACCGACTGCTGCAATGGCTCGGGATCTGGTGCAGCCAACCCTGGAAGAGCTGCTGGAACTGGCCGGTATCGACTTCAAATATCGTGCGTCGCCCCTGCCTGAGTACGTTCTGTACTTCCCCAATGGCAAATCCAAGTTGCTCGTGCGGTCCTTTGAGAACTGGCGGCGCTTGCGCGGTCTCAACCTTGCCTGGTTCGGAGTAGATGAGGCAGACACCGTTAACGCGGATGTTGCCGATGCTGCCTGGAAGACGATGATAAGCCGGGTGCGCGTCGGCCCCGTGCGTCAGTGCTTCGCCACCAGTACCCCCGAGGGCTTCAGGTGGATGTGGCGCACCTTCGAGCGCGACGCCCGCAATCCGGACGGTTCTCCCAGAACAGACCGGCGGCTGGTGAGGGGTCGCACCTACGACAATCCCTTCCTGCCTGCGAGCTATATCGAATCGCTGGAGCAGAACTATCCACCGGCGCTCATCAAGGCATACCTCGAAGGCCAATTCGTCAACCTGACCAGCGGACAGGTCTACAACGCCTTCGATCGCAAGCTCAATCACTGCCCGAGCCAGCTTCGACTGAACGACCGCCTGCACATCGGAGTGGATTTCAACGTTGGGGCCACCTCGGCCATCGTGCATATCGTCATCGGCCTGGATGATGGCCGGTGGGTAGGCTACCGACCACAGACCAACAGAGAAGCACTCTCAACAAAGTGGGAGCAGGCCCATGCGGTGGCAGAATTTCAGGGGATGACCGACACACCAGCGCTGATAGCCGCGATCAAACAGCGCTTTGGTACTTACCTGACGGGCCGGCAGATAGTTTGCTACCCGGACGCTGCAGGAAACCATACCGACGCGACCAACGCCAGCGAGTCGAGTCTTTCGCTTCTGCGGCAGGCGGGGCTCATGGTGGATGGCCCATCGGCCAACCCGCTCATCAAAGACCGAGTGACAGCGATGAATGCGATGTTCCTCAATGGCCAGGGCATCCGGAGGTACTACGTCAATTCTCAAGCATGTCCGCTCTACGTCGAAGCTCTTGAGCAACAGGCATACGACCCGAAGACGGGCAAGCCGGATAAGCAGAACGGCCACGATAACCGGGGAATCGATGCCGCCGGTTATTTCATCAGCTACCGATATGAGGCGCGAGAGAGAAAAATGCATTCAGTTTCTTTATCACTAGTGCATGGAAGGAGATAA
- a CDS encoding SWIM zinc finger family protein has translation MMIAQSNSPYTIAAAARILGVAATAIREVRGAFNCLLVVFRHQRAQFVSTAAFLADFETQPIVNAAKLPGEVHPQGNNAYLIRGSKGDLYAVDLNAGSCDCADHIFRGRRCKHIVLAAAYAAVEAVGVDELATAPASR, from the coding sequence ATGATGATCGCACAGTCCAACAGCCCGTACACCATCGCCGCTGCAGCGCGGATACTCGGTGTTGCGGCCACTGCCATCCGCGAGGTGCGCGGAGCCTTTAACTGTCTGCTGGTGGTCTTTCGTCACCAGCGCGCCCAGTTTGTGAGCACCGCCGCTTTCCTGGCCGACTTTGAGACTCAGCCCATCGTCAACGCCGCCAAGCTCCCCGGCGAGGTCCATCCTCAAGGCAACAACGCCTACCTCATCCGGGGAAGCAAGGGCGACCTCTACGCCGTAGATCTGAATGCCGGTTCCTGCGACTGTGCGGACCACATCTTCCGAGGCCGCCGGTGCAAACACATCGTTCTCGCCGCTGCCTACGCCGCCGTCGAAGCGGTCGGAGTGGACGAGCTGGCCACCGCACCCGCCAGCCGGTAG
- a CDS encoding bifunctional folylpolyglutamate synthase/dihydrofolate synthase: protein MSALYEQANRRLESLLCRPGPIRPAIEGGAELVTATRALLDRLGAPDRAFRCVLVGGTSGKGSVAALLAAYLQAAGVRVGLHTSPYLQVATEKIQIDGLYIRGETFAELVDWIWPELDGWREPGSLRKRSGAVSLVLAAEAMRRAGVEVGIFEVGSGGRFDPVNALTAQAVAITGVGLDHLALLGPALKDIAWHKAGLIKSAAPVITAAHGLPLAVIEQEAQRWGATIQQVAPDNRLLAQALFAALHSGAIPVIPPEAGRLPGRLEPMGLRALVWLDAAHNSEKLAYLARQLRGRPTVALFGSLAGKPVRPMLKILSRLARQLVLAPVTVQGKLSADPAQLEYEARGLFDTVYRAPSPDAALALALHLRQPEQIVLATGSLYLVGQLRSRWYPPERVLLARHSWPDASGNIEGRAGN from the coding sequence TTGAGTGCCCTCTACGAGCAGGCGAACCGCCGCCTCGAATCACTGCTCTGCCGTCCTGGCCCGATTCGACCGGCGATCGAAGGTGGGGCCGAACTGGTGACGGCGACGCGGGCTCTGCTCGACCGGCTGGGCGCTCCCGATCGGGCCTTTCGCTGCGTACTGGTGGGGGGCACCAGCGGCAAGGGTTCCGTCGCCGCCCTGCTCGCCGCTTACCTGCAGGCAGCAGGCGTGCGGGTGGGCCTGCACACTTCCCCTTACCTGCAGGTCGCCACCGAGAAAATCCAGATCGACGGCCTTTATATCCGAGGCGAAACCTTTGCCGAACTGGTCGATTGGATCTGGCCTGAACTAGATGGCTGGCGCGAACCGGGCAGCCTCCGTAAGCGCAGCGGAGCGGTCTCCCTGGTTCTCGCTGCCGAGGCGATGCGCCGCGCCGGTGTCGAGGTCGGCATCTTCGAGGTCGGTAGCGGTGGCCGCTTCGATCCGGTAAACGCCCTGACTGCCCAGGCGGTTGCCATCACGGGCGTCGGCCTCGATCACCTGGCCCTGCTGGGTCCGGCCCTCAAGGACATCGCCTGGCACAAGGCCGGACTGATCAAAAGCGCTGCCCCAGTCATCACCGCTGCCCACGGCCTGCCCCTCGCGGTGATCGAGCAGGAGGCCCAGCGTTGGGGAGCCACTATCCAGCAGGTTGCACCGGATAACCGACTGCTGGCCCAGGCGCTGTTTGCAGCCCTTCACTCCGGAGCGATTCCAGTCATCCCGCCCGAAGCGGGCAGGCTGCCTGGCCGTCTGGAGCCGATGGGCCTGCGGGCGCTGGTCTGGCTCGACGCCGCCCACAACAGCGAAAAACTCGCCTACCTGGCCCGTCAACTGCGGGGCCGCCCCACCGTTGCCCTCTTCGGTAGCCTCGCCGGTAAACCTGTCCGCCCGATGCTCAAGATCCTCTCGCGCCTGGCCCGCCAGTTGGTTCTCGCTCCCGTTACCGTCCAGGGTAAATTGTCCGCCGACCCGGCTCAGCTGGAATACGAAGCGCGCGGTCTTTTCGATACTGTCTACAGGGCCCCTTCCCCGGACGCGGCCCTTGCTCTTGCCCTGCACCTGCGCCAGCCGGAGCAGATCGTGCTGGCGACCGGATCGCTTTATCTGGTAGGTCAACTCCGTTCCCGCTGGTATCCGCCCGAGCGCGTTCTTCTTGCCCGGCACAGCTGGCCCGATGCCAGTGGTAATATCGAGGGGCGAGCGGGCAATTAG
- a CDS encoding AAA family ATPase, with protein sequence MTLRSGPDRPCPICADIEPRGRCLLAGDGSVTCIHGEQYRTSPPDGWRWVKSAQQGMGGIFAPTTGQNGHRAPANSRRVVATHVYEDTEGKPAYRVCRTDPKGFFQQRYAGGTWQNGMAGVDRIPYRLPEVIAADLVVVVEGEKDVDRAYASGLIDLLSEQTGLKVAATCNAQGAGKWGAGWGVKYFAGKQVVILPDNDEPGQQHARQVVADLTGHAQAVAALNLPGLPPKGDLSDWLDSGRTAPEVAALIVAALEHPEREQQSRPSASAFSLADALDTGEYTPPHEEAIVERVLLARSVTILNGPPKVFKTCVATYLAACISKGEPFYGLATRQARVLYVAADVDHARMQRQLDVIDPFWRQRKQISLPILEKLPAKRLRLPMDGEILADLLRASRASVLVLDTFRRVVQDGLDPDKNKDISMFMGWLVAFAQQHGVAILLINHTNKGGRRVSGAGAFESDCQIEVLLNRVREKDAPRRQFLWLRPGVTRVREFEPIFLIPPVPREDDDGHAPPAAPLQELGAVGRVAIVNPYDDDGEGQQGTLAGKALELLKERPGHWFFTRQVAEALDVADNHARKELGKLLSAGLIERQGGATTPAQWRAPALAPSEIGVRGAGIESLRINTRTSHPQITECEQVDKRAAVAQREGSCLRHRATGRIWRIARVTLEEVHLIADDTGEPWPGGAIELAALSQFDVLEVQHEQPAAAQS encoded by the coding sequence GTGACTCTTCGTTCTGGCCCCGATCGCCCCTGTCCTATTTGCGCCGATATCGAGCCTCGCGGGCGCTGCCTGCTCGCGGGCGACGGCAGCGTCACCTGTATCCACGGTGAGCAGTATCGGACCTCGCCGCCAGACGGTTGGCGCTGGGTCAAGTCTGCTCAGCAAGGAATGGGGGGCATCTTCGCCCCGACAACTGGCCAAAATGGCCACAGAGCGCCAGCCAACAGCCGCCGTGTCGTCGCCACCCACGTCTACGAGGACACTGAGGGCAAGCCCGCCTATCGTGTTTGCCGGACAGACCCAAAGGGCTTCTTCCAGCAGCGATACGCTGGCGGTACCTGGCAGAACGGTATGGCCGGTGTCGATCGTATCCCCTACCGCTTGCCGGAGGTGATCGCCGCTGATCTGGTCGTCGTGGTCGAAGGCGAGAAAGACGTAGACCGCGCCTATGCCTCCGGCCTGATCGATCTCCTATCGGAGCAGACCGGCCTGAAAGTCGCTGCTACCTGCAACGCCCAGGGGGCCGGGAAGTGGGGAGCTGGCTGGGGGGTGAAGTACTTTGCAGGCAAACAGGTCGTAATTCTGCCAGATAACGACGAGCCGGGCCAGCAACACGCCCGCCAGGTCGTGGCCGATCTCACCGGTCACGCTCAGGCGGTCGCCGCGCTCAACCTGCCTGGCCTGCCGCCGAAGGGCGATCTGTCCGACTGGCTCGATTCTGGCCGGACGGCCCCGGAAGTGGCAGCGCTGATCGTCGCTGCGCTGGAACACCCCGAGCGCGAGCAGCAAAGCAGGCCATCCGCTTCCGCCTTCAGCCTTGCCGACGCCCTTGATACTGGCGAGTACACGCCGCCTCACGAGGAAGCGATCGTCGAGCGAGTGCTTCTGGCTCGATCGGTGACGATCCTCAACGGCCCGCCGAAAGTCTTCAAGACCTGCGTCGCTACCTATTTGGCCGCCTGCATTTCCAAGGGAGAGCCGTTCTACGGCCTCGCCACCAGGCAGGCCCGCGTCCTTTACGTGGCAGCGGATGTCGATCACGCCCGGATGCAACGCCAGCTGGACGTGATCGATCCTTTCTGGCGGCAGCGCAAGCAGATCAGCCTGCCGATCCTGGAGAAGCTTCCAGCGAAGCGGCTGCGGCTGCCGATGGACGGCGAAATTCTGGCAGATCTACTGAGAGCATCAAGGGCCTCGGTTCTCGTCCTGGACACTTTCCGGCGAGTGGTGCAGGACGGCCTCGACCCGGACAAGAACAAGGATATATCGATGTTCATGGGCTGGCTGGTTGCCTTCGCCCAGCAGCACGGCGTCGCCATCTTGCTCATCAACCACACCAACAAAGGTGGTAGGCGGGTGAGCGGCGCGGGTGCCTTCGAGTCTGACTGCCAGATCGAGGTGCTGCTCAACCGGGTGCGCGAGAAGGACGCTCCTCGTCGGCAGTTTCTCTGGTTGCGGCCTGGGGTTACTCGCGTCCGTGAGTTCGAGCCCATCTTCCTGATACCGCCGGTGCCCCGCGAGGACGACGACGGCCATGCACCGCCTGCCGCACCACTTCAGGAGCTGGGGGCAGTTGGCCGGGTGGCGATCGTCAACCCCTATGACGACGACGGCGAAGGGCAGCAGGGCACCCTCGCAGGTAAAGCGCTCGAACTGCTCAAAGAGCGGCCTGGCCACTGGTTCTTTACTCGTCAGGTTGCTGAGGCGCTTGACGTCGCTGATAATCACGCTCGCAAAGAACTGGGTAAGCTCCTCAGCGCGGGACTTATCGAGAGGCAAGGTGGGGCTACCACTCCGGCTCAATGGCGCGCACCTGCACTCGCACCTTCTGAAATAGGGGTGCGAGGTGCGGGTATTGAGTCCCTTCGTATCAATACCCGCACCTCGCACCCTCAAATTACAGAGTGCGAGCAAGTAGATAAACGAGCTGCAGTTGCCCAGCGCGAGGGATCCTGCCTTCGACACCGTGCCACCGGCAGAATCTGGCGAATTGCCAGAGTCACCTTAGAGGAAGTCCACCTGATTGCGGACGATACTGGTGAGCCCTGGCCGGGCGGCGCAATTGAACTTGCCGCGTTATCTCAGTTCGACGTGTTGGAGGTGCAGCATGAACAACCAGCAGCAGCTCAAAGCTGA
- a CDS encoding phage tail tape measure protein yields the protein MAEYSIYLKLQTSEYAGAVGAATRQLSGLNDAATRAATGLDDNTAAARARTQAALGTVASLKQEIAALKEQQSGLQAGSTALKENQAQIRALTAALNPLQTEERTVAAAAKEAAAAQKEAARVTAEAIRSRAVEARAAAQAEKERQAAEKLAAQTAQGTVGAIRAEIAALKEQSLTLQAGSVELRRYQRQIQELNALIAPLKSNVGALEAVFAGLGGYIGLLGVGQAAATLLQLGEAQTKAVAVLSTVSDDADELRSRFEALNIQQGDLFTTTESLTAAYEAVSAGFSSAADAAKITASAQLLAKGGLGGSAEAVGLLSTVLNAYGLNADSAAKVTDILAGAIAFGQLKAKDLSASLGNVIPIAAQSGIKVEELSAAIAILSKGGVNASRSTDALRQAIAALLAPGPQASKVLAELGLQNIDLTLKNKGLAAAFDELSKATGNNVKELRQIIPDVTALTGILPLVTDRGKELKEVTKELGSTTGTAAEQARRGATTFEQFGTAASNAATRIGRSIESQLNGPLGAAIRLLDDFVAREAGLEKLQELRKLNPGIQIAGDDVRSLALPPPRPDVLKQDLESQEAFAGALLSTPKTEQLKNTLSQLKDVKATLDGIKNGKYPADAEVVKYFQHEASGLKKYADLLRAEIDLDKLGKGGGAQGFAAGTVGAIRDKISDLRKEVAGLAPGSEKWKKDLANIHRLEASIADPFTAQLKEQNKELREREAVTKRLAREQEALNAQLRQALFGGVPTQGVSALRTYDVTQAGVASAAFGPSDPQNNNFADALRNTALQRQDDLEAAKETLKTFERLRDTFAEDTATLQGFKSELYALYDPLAKLDEKQDTAEARAKELKATAQGIASSLLGSSQSIAGGLTSIFQTFENAALSALTKVEQKLIGGPLENFIESLLGPLFGVGGGLNLSGVGIDLGGGAAAGSLFPTATGIDVSGAGFADIAGLKAATGFAIPADLAVPHYASGAMGIDQPTLAIVGEGGEPEDIVPHSKRLGYAQSLLGGGGRLAGTGGATVQVFNINIAGDDNSQHNEAHGLSAQEFVKQIQEQHMAVASANIYAARKSDKIRQALAGTQTRA from the coding sequence ATGGCAGAATACAGCATCTATCTCAAACTGCAGACCAGCGAGTACGCCGGAGCGGTCGGCGCGGCAACTCGGCAGCTGTCGGGTCTGAACGATGCGGCCACAAGGGCGGCAACAGGGCTGGACGACAACACTGCTGCAGCCAGAGCGCGCACTCAAGCAGCACTTGGCACCGTTGCTTCTCTCAAGCAGGAGATCGCCGCCCTCAAAGAGCAGCAGTCCGGGCTGCAGGCGGGCTCTACTGCCCTCAAAGAGAACCAGGCGCAGATCCGGGCTTTGACCGCTGCACTCAATCCGCTCCAGACCGAAGAAAGGACGGTGGCGGCAGCGGCAAAAGAAGCGGCAGCTGCACAGAAAGAAGCGGCCAGGGTAACGGCTGAAGCCATCCGCTCACGAGCGGTTGAGGCGCGGGCAGCAGCACAGGCAGAAAAAGAACGGCAGGCAGCAGAGAAGCTCGCTGCCCAGACGGCGCAGGGGACCGTCGGTGCCATCAGGGCCGAAATCGCCGCCCTCAAAGAGCAGTCGCTCACCCTGCAGGCCGGTTCTGTCGAACTGAGGCGTTACCAGCGGCAGATCCAGGAACTGAATGCTTTGATCGCCCCTCTCAAATCCAATGTGGGCGCTCTTGAGGCGGTGTTTGCGGGCCTGGGTGGCTACATCGGTCTTTTGGGAGTCGGCCAGGCTGCCGCCACCCTCCTGCAACTCGGAGAAGCCCAGACCAAGGCCGTCGCTGTCCTCTCGACAGTCAGCGACGACGCAGACGAGCTGCGCTCCCGCTTTGAAGCGCTCAACATCCAGCAAGGCGATCTGTTCACGACGACCGAAAGCCTGACGGCGGCTTACGAGGCAGTCTCTGCCGGATTCTCCAGCGCCGCAGATGCAGCGAAGATCACAGCAAGCGCTCAGCTTCTGGCGAAAGGCGGTCTGGGTGGCAGTGCTGAGGCGGTGGGGCTGCTCTCGACCGTCCTCAATGCCTACGGATTGAATGCCGACAGCGCCGCCAAAGTCACGGACATCCTCGCCGGGGCCATCGCCTTCGGACAATTGAAGGCGAAAGACCTCTCCGCCAGCCTCGGCAACGTTATCCCGATTGCCGCCCAGTCTGGCATCAAAGTTGAAGAACTGTCAGCGGCGATCGCCATCCTCTCGAAAGGGGGTGTCAACGCCTCGCGCTCGACCGACGCCCTACGCCAGGCAATCGCTGCTCTTCTGGCTCCTGGCCCCCAGGCAAGCAAAGTGCTGGCTGAGCTTGGACTGCAGAACATCGATCTGACTCTCAAAAACAAGGGGCTGGCCGCCGCCTTCGATGAGCTGTCGAAAGCGACCGGCAACAATGTCAAGGAACTGCGCCAGATCATCCCCGATGTCACCGCCTTGACCGGCATCTTGCCGCTCGTCACCGATCGAGGCAAGGAACTCAAAGAAGTAACAAAGGAATTGGGCAGCACCACCGGCACAGCTGCCGAGCAGGCCAGGAGGGGCGCGACCACCTTCGAGCAGTTCGGCACTGCCGCGAGCAACGCCGCCACCCGCATCGGCAGGTCTATAGAATCGCAGCTCAACGGACCGCTGGGAGCAGCAATCAGGCTGCTCGATGACTTCGTAGCCCGCGAAGCCGGCCTTGAGAAACTGCAGGAACTCAGAAAGCTCAATCCCGGTATTCAGATAGCTGGTGATGATGTGCGCTCGCTGGCCCTGCCCCCGCCACGCCCAGATGTACTGAAACAAGACCTCGAAAGTCAGGAAGCTTTCGCAGGCGCTCTGCTTAGCACCCCAAAAACTGAACAGTTGAAAAACACCCTGAGCCAGCTCAAGGATGTCAAGGCCACTCTCGACGGCATCAAGAACGGGAAGTATCCGGCGGACGCTGAAGTAGTCAAGTACTTTCAGCACGAGGCGAGCGGACTCAAGAAGTATGCTGACCTTCTCAGGGCTGAGATTGATCTAGACAAGCTTGGCAAAGGAGGTGGTGCGCAGGGTTTTGCTGCTGGTACCGTTGGGGCAATACGAGACAAAATCTCAGACCTGCGCAAAGAAGTTGCAGGACTGGCCCCCGGCTCAGAGAAGTGGAAGAAGGATCTTGCGAACATTCATAGGCTCGAAGCGTCGATCGCAGACCCTTTTACTGCCCAGCTCAAAGAGCAGAACAAGGAGTTGCGGGAGCGCGAGGCGGTCACAAAACGCCTTGCCAGAGAGCAGGAAGCGCTGAATGCTCAGCTCCGCCAGGCGCTCTTCGGCGGCGTGCCGACCCAGGGTGTCTCTGCCCTAAGAACCTACGATGTGACCCAGGCTGGGGTGGCGAGCGCCGCCTTCGGACCGTCGGACCCCCAAAACAACAACTTCGCAGATGCGCTGCGCAACACCGCGCTCCAGCGACAGGACGACCTCGAAGCGGCCAAAGAGACTTTGAAGACCTTTGAGCGGTTGCGCGACACCTTTGCGGAGGACACCGCTACTCTGCAGGGCTTCAAGTCAGAGCTCTATGCCCTCTACGACCCGCTCGCAAAGCTCGACGAAAAGCAGGACACTGCGGAGGCCCGCGCCAAGGAACTGAAGGCGACCGCCCAGGGTATCGCGAGTAGCTTGCTCGGAAGCAGTCAGAGCATCGCCGGTGGCCTGACCAGCATCTTCCAGACTTTCGAGAATGCCGCACTCTCTGCCCTCACCAAGGTAGAGCAGAAGCTCATCGGCGGACCTCTGGAGAACTTCATCGAGAGTCTTTTGGGGCCACTGTTCGGTGTCGGCGGTGGACTGAACCTGTCCGGCGTGGGCATCGACCTGGGCGGCGGCGCGGCGGCGGGCAGTCTGTTCCCGACGGCAACCGGCATTGATGTGAGCGGCGCAGGCTTTGCTGACATCGCCGGACTGAAAGCCGCAACGGGTTTTGCCATCCCAGCGGATCTGGCCGTACCCCACTACGCCAGCGGGGCGATGGGCATTGACCAGCCCACTCTTGCCATCGTTGGCGAAGGCGGCGAGCCCGAGGATATTGTCCCTCACAGCAAGCGCCTCGGCTACGCTCAATCGTTGCTCGGCGGCGGGGGACGACTGGCCGGGACCGGCGGGGCCACTGTCCAGGTTTTCAACATCAACATCGCTGGAGACGACAACAGCCAGCACAACGAGGCCCACGGCCTCAGCGCCCAGGAGTTCGTGAAGCAGATTCAGGAGCAGCACATGGCGGTGGCTTCAGCCAACATCTATGCCGCTCGCAAAAGTGACAAGATCCGCCAGGCTCTGGCGGGCACACAGACACGGGCCTAA
- a CDS encoding tyrosine-type recombinase/integrase gives MVIEAVEGRLRLRWQAGGKRYAMALGLPDGVVNRKMAQVKAGQIEGDIATGNFDATLSKYRAPTATGTAKRTKIVLAVELFDRFTAYKAKFLDPRTIENYLAIRSLLVRFFGEKPAADIDQASAENFAQWLVEQAGVAPRTAREKLWLIKSAWKWAMEPIRGIVQVNVWAELPGRVKVPPKQRPRPFSKEEMARIVEGFTASSYYAHYTDYVRFLLATGVRTGEAVGLQWKHVAADCSWAWIGESVSKGVRKATKTGKARVLPMTAALQAILLLRKGAGVEPEALVFPAPGGGPIDANNFHRRAWMTVLGSLGIDPRRPYNCRHSLVSNALDMGMSPLDVAALTGHNVRTLYTFYAANVNSRPRLPEL, from the coding sequence GTGGTTATCGAAGCTGTGGAAGGTCGGCTCAGGCTGCGTTGGCAGGCGGGCGGCAAGCGCTATGCAATGGCTCTAGGACTGCCTGACGGTGTGGTCAATCGCAAAATGGCCCAGGTGAAAGCCGGGCAGATAGAGGGCGACATTGCCACGGGCAACTTCGATGCCACCCTTTCTAAATACCGTGCGCCCACAGCCACTGGTACGGCAAAGCGTACCAAAATCGTTTTGGCAGTCGAACTATTCGATCGCTTCACCGCGTACAAAGCAAAGTTCCTTGACCCGCGCACCATCGAGAACTACCTCGCTATCCGTAGCTTGCTCGTCCGGTTCTTTGGCGAGAAGCCAGCAGCAGACATCGACCAGGCGAGTGCAGAAAACTTTGCCCAGTGGCTTGTAGAACAGGCCGGGGTCGCTCCACGTACTGCTCGCGAGAAGCTTTGGCTTATTAAATCTGCCTGGAAGTGGGCGATGGAACCAATTCGAGGCATTGTGCAGGTCAATGTCTGGGCAGAACTGCCGGGCCGGGTGAAGGTACCTCCCAAGCAGCGCCCGCGCCCCTTTAGCAAAGAAGAGATGGCCCGGATTGTGGAGGGCTTCACGGCTTCTTCTTACTATGCGCACTACACCGACTACGTTCGCTTCTTGCTCGCGACCGGCGTGCGGACTGGTGAAGCGGTCGGCTTGCAGTGGAAGCACGTCGCTGCCGATTGCAGCTGGGCGTGGATCGGCGAATCGGTAAGCAAGGGAGTGCGCAAAGCCACCAAGACGGGCAAGGCCCGCGTTCTACCGATGACCGCTGCTCTGCAGGCGATACTTCTTTTGCGCAAAGGGGCCGGTGTCGAGCCCGAAGCGCTGGTCTTCCCGGCTCCAGGTGGCGGTCCCATCGACGCGAACAACTTCCACCGCCGCGCCTGGATGACCGTCCTGGGTAGCCTGGGCATTGACCCACGTCGGCCCTACAACTGCCGCCATAGCCTGGTGAGCAACGCTCTTGATATGGGCATGAGTCCGCTCGATGTGGCTGCTCTCACCGGCCACAACGTCCGGACGCTCTACACCTTCTACGCGGCGAACGTGAACAGCCGTCCCCGACTGCCGGAGCTGTAA
- a CDS encoding helix-turn-helix domain-containing protein, translated as MGMLPMSNVAELRKGANLTQRQLADLVGVTEATIANWETGRSGLEWFVRLDRLCKALRCAPVDLYRIEESQAAEDQGGQG; from the coding sequence ATGGGGATGCTACCGATGTCGAATGTTGCCGAGCTGCGGAAGGGCGCAAATTTGACCCAGCGACAGCTCGCCGATCTTGTGGGAGTCACAGAGGCAACGATCGCCAACTGGGAAACCGGGCGTAGTGGCCTTGAATGGTTCGTCCGGCTTGACCGGTTGTGCAAGGCGCTCCGGTGCGCCCCAGTTGATCTGTACCGCATTGAAGAATCCCAGGCGGCTGAGGACCAGGGAGGGCAGGGATGA
- a CDS encoding ABC transporter ATP-binding protein, whose product MGQVKLVAVGKNYVQYRALQQIDLAIAAGELLVLVGPSGCGKSTLLRSIAGLETIDEGEIYIGGQLVASAERFVTARERDVAMVFQNYALYPHMSVADNLAFGLRMRGTPARERQIKVQQMAELLGLEALLSRKPAQLSGGQQQRVAVGRALVRDPQVFLLDEPLSNLDTELRNQTRSELKRLHQRLGTTMIYVTHDQVEAMTLADRIVVMAKGRLQQVGTPDDIYCDPANVMVAQFLGHPPMNLLPIRRLEADWYWQDTCLEPDGPLRTALERFPGQDAWLGVRPEAIVAGEPPGGPEGVFKVELIEPLGNETVVQGTLGDTSASLRTPGNVRWQVGDSLPVSLDLTSAVAFDPQTGARLR is encoded by the coding sequence GTGGGACAGGTCAAACTCGTCGCCGTCGGCAAAAACTACGTCCAGTACCGGGCGCTGCAGCAGATCGATCTGGCGATCGCAGCGGGAGAACTGCTGGTTCTGGTCGGTCCGTCGGGCTGCGGCAAATCGACCTTGCTGCGCTCGATCGCCGGCCTGGAGACGATCGACGAGGGTGAAATCTACATTGGCGGGCAGCTGGTGGCGAGTGCGGAGCGGTTCGTGACTGCTCGCGAGCGGGATGTGGCGATGGTCTTTCAAAACTACGCGCTCTACCCGCATATGAGCGTCGCCGACAACCTCGCCTTCGGTCTGCGGATGCGCGGCACCCCAGCCAGAGAACGGCAGATCAAAGTCCAGCAGATGGCAGAGCTTCTGGGGCTGGAGGCGCTCCTCAGCCGCAAGCCCGCCCAACTCTCGGGCGGCCAGCAGCAGCGGGTGGCCGTAGGGCGGGCGCTGGTGAGAGATCCCCAGGTGTTTTTGCTCGACGAACCGCTCTCCAACCTCGACACCGAACTGCGCAACCAGACGCGCAGCGAACTGAAGCGGCTCCATCAGCGCCTGGGCACGACGATGATCTACGTCACCCACGACCAGGTCGAGGCGATGACCCTGGCGGATCGGATCGTCGTGATGGCGAAGGGCCGCCTGCAGCAGGTGGGCACACCCGATGACATCTACTGCGATCCGGCAAACGTCATGGTCGCCCAGTTTCTCGGCCATCCGCCGATGAACCTGCTGCCGATTCGACGGCTGGAGGCGGACTGGTACTGGCAGGATACGTGCCTGGAGCCGGATGGCCCTCTGCGCACGGCTTTAGAACGCTTCCCAGGACAGGACGCCTGGCTCGGGGTGCGGCCAGAAGCGATCGTCGCCGGAGAGCCACCGGGCGGACCCGAGGGAGTGTTCAAAGTCGAACTCATCGAACCGCTCGGCAACGAGACGGTGGTCCAGGGCACCCTTGGGGATACCTCCGCGAGCCTGCGCACCCCCGGCAACGTGCGCTGGCAGGTGGGCGACAGCCTACCGGTCAGCCTCGATCTGACTTCGGCGGTCGCCTTTGACCCCCAGACGGGAGCGCGCCTGCGCTAG